The following proteins come from a genomic window of Sphingobium cloacae:
- a CDS encoding DUF3592 domain-containing protein, protein MKNMFRWIGGLFAAVGLIFLLFSAVLLQRDAGFSARAAKARGTVMELVRHVDRDRTQGISYTAVIGFADGSGQRREFSESVRSNPPRFSVGEDVSVLYDPARPSHAVVDDFWGRRGAMAIFLGLGAVFAALGTVLLVIDLKRGRTISRLLREGKPVEAGFLHVFRDKRITRHGDHPFRVVAQAMDPATGRLRRFESEAIWVDPTAQLAGRTLRVLLDPADPLRYHVDLSDIQPL, encoded by the coding sequence ATGAAAAATATGTTCCGGTGGATAGGCGGCCTGTTTGCCGCGGTGGGATTGATCTTCCTCCTCTTCAGCGCCGTTCTGTTGCAGCGGGATGCCGGCTTTAGTGCGCGGGCGGCAAAGGCGCGAGGAACCGTCATGGAACTCGTCCGCCATGTCGACCGTGATCGCACGCAGGGCATCAGCTATACAGCCGTCATCGGCTTTGCGGATGGAAGCGGGCAGCGGCGGGAGTTCAGCGAGTCCGTGCGCTCCAACCCGCCGCGCTTTTCGGTGGGGGAGGACGTCTCGGTTCTCTATGATCCGGCGCGCCCGTCCCATGCCGTTGTCGATGATTTCTGGGGCCGCAGGGGTGCGATGGCGATCTTCCTCGGCCTCGGCGCGGTATTTGCCGCGCTTGGCACGGTTCTGCTGGTCATCGACCTGAAGCGAGGCAGAACAATTTCGCGATTGTTGCGCGAAGGCAAGCCAGTGGAAGCGGGTTTTCTCCATGTGTTTCGCGATAAGCGCATCACCCGCCATGGCGATCATCCCTTTCGGGTCGTGGCTCAGGCGATGGACCCGGCGACCGGGCGCCTGCGTCGTTTCGAGAGCGAAGCGATCTGGGTCGATCCGACGGCGCAACTGGCGGGGCGCACGCTGCGCGTGCTGCTCGATCCCGCCGATCCGCTGCGCTATCATGTCGACCTGTCGGACATCCAGCCCTTATAG
- a CDS encoding PepSY domain-containing protein, giving the protein MSASDPGQAARRGPTVPVALWKKAKRWLYVFHRWTGIILCLLFAIWFLSGLVMLYVSFPSFRAPERVGTAAPIDWPQVHVDPGQALASLGEKDFPAEMRLGMTGGEPVYRFVTKAGRRAVSARTGREIGGVDAPRARQIAEQLAGARALSVDPVAHDQWVVTRAYHAMAPFWRVRLADPASTDIYVSQKTGEVVQNTTAHERFWNWLGAVPHWIYFEALRLFQEPWRQVVLWTSGIGMLGAVAGFWVGMLRVRLTRRYRSGSISPYAGWMKWHHVIGLLGGVFLIGWVFSGWLSMSPWGGLRDRSHADAASLYVGAKPGFPATDIAALTRIAHGARELRFAYLGGDPVISLWGRGPATLLDGRTAGVVALDWTRIAALAGKAMPGARLVDMERLERPDRYWYSTGDERDDSRPLPIWRLKFDDPSHTWLHIDPVTGALLGKLGSGGRSYRWLFNALHSFDLPWLLVWPPLRHIVVWLLSVAGIVISMSGVVIGWRRLFARKRASRSRS; this is encoded by the coding sequence ATGTCGGCTTCTGACCCGGGGCAAGCGGCGCGGCGGGGACCAACCGTCCCCGTCGCCCTCTGGAAGAAGGCGAAGCGCTGGCTTTACGTCTTCCACCGCTGGACGGGCATCATCCTTTGCCTCCTTTTCGCCATCTGGTTCCTGTCGGGACTGGTGATGCTCTATGTGTCTTTCCCATCCTTTCGCGCGCCGGAGCGGGTCGGGACGGCAGCGCCGATCGACTGGCCGCAGGTGCATGTCGATCCCGGCCAGGCCCTGGCGAGCCTGGGCGAAAAGGATTTCCCCGCCGAGATGCGGCTGGGCATGACAGGCGGGGAGCCCGTCTATCGCTTCGTCACGAAAGCAGGGCGGCGGGCGGTGTCGGCAAGGACCGGCCGGGAGATCGGCGGCGTCGACGCGCCCCGCGCCCGGCAGATCGCGGAGCAGCTTGCCGGGGCGCGGGCGCTCTCCGTCGATCCCGTTGCCCATGACCAATGGGTCGTCACCCGCGCCTATCACGCGATGGCGCCCTTCTGGCGCGTGCGGCTCGCCGATCCGGCGTCGACCGACATCTATGTCAGCCAGAAGACCGGGGAGGTCGTGCAGAACACGACCGCGCATGAGCGATTCTGGAACTGGCTGGGCGCTGTCCCGCACTGGATCTATTTCGAGGCGCTGCGCCTGTTTCAGGAACCGTGGCGGCAGGTCGTGCTCTGGACATCGGGCATCGGCATGTTGGGCGCGGTCGCGGGTTTCTGGGTCGGCATGCTGCGCGTCCGCCTGACCCGGCGGTATCGGTCGGGTTCGATCAGCCCCTATGCGGGCTGGATGAAATGGCATCATGTCATCGGATTGCTCGGCGGCGTGTTTCTCATCGGCTGGGTCTTCAGCGGCTGGCTCTCGATGAGTCCCTGGGGCGGACTGCGGGACAGGAGCCATGCCGATGCGGCCAGCCTCTATGTCGGCGCAAAGCCCGGCTTTCCCGCGACCGACATCGCGGCGCTGACCCGGATCGCGCATGGCGCCCGCGAACTGCGTTTCGCCTATCTGGGCGGCGATCCGGTCATCAGCCTGTGGGGGCGCGGACCTGCCACGTTGCTGGATGGGCGGACGGCCGGTGTGGTGGCCCTGGACTGGACGCGCATTGCCGCCCTGGCGGGGAAAGCCATGCCTGGCGCCCGACTCGTCGACATGGAGCGTCTGGAGCGCCCCGACCGCTATTGGTATTCGACGGGCGACGAACGGGATGACAGCCGGCCGCTGCCGATATGGCGGCTGAAATTCGACGATCCTTCCCACACATGGCTCCACATCGATCCGGTCACGGGCGCGTTGCTCGGAAAGCTGGGATCGGGCGGGCGCTCCTACCGTTGGCTGTTCAATGCGCTGCACAGCTTTGATTTGCCGTGGCTGCTTGTCTGGCCGCCGCTGCGGCATATCGTCGTCTGGCTCCTGTCCGTGGCAGGCATCGTCATTTCCATGAGCGGCGTCGTGATCGGATGGCGGCGCCTGTTCGCGCGGAAACGGGCGTCGCGTTCCCGGTCATGA
- a CDS encoding class GN sortase, which produces MTAAAAMKGGRAFRRVLPTILLTALCLLGLTLMARGAIVPIKAWAAQILLDRAFDQSLARHQPVKPWPWADTAPAARIAVPRLGVSQVVLSGGSGQAMAFGPTVMPAKPPVTIMAAHRDTHFAFLKSVRPGDMVEVQSIDGETHRYTIIGSTVVRWDRFAYPAHPERPLLALTTCYPFDANSHGPLRYIVWAERHDG; this is translated from the coding sequence ATGACCGCCGCCGCCGCGATGAAAGGGGGACGCGCCTTCAGGCGCGTCCTTCCCACGATCCTCCTGACGGCGCTCTGCCTGCTCGGCCTCACCCTGATGGCGAGGGGCGCGATCGTCCCGATCAAGGCATGGGCCGCGCAAATCCTGCTCGACCGCGCCTTCGACCAAAGCCTTGCCCGCCACCAGCCGGTCAAGCCATGGCCCTGGGCCGACACCGCCCCTGCCGCCCGCATCGCCGTGCCGCGTCTGGGCGTCAGTCAGGTCGTGCTGTCGGGTGGATCGGGACAGGCCATGGCGTTCGGCCCCACGGTCATGCCCGCCAAGCCGCCGGTCACGATCATGGCCGCCCACCGCGATACCCATTTCGCCTTCCTAAAATCGGTGCGCCCCGGCGACATGGTGGAGGTCCAGTCCATCGATGGAGAAACCCACCGATACACCATCATCGGCTCGACCGTCGTCCGCTGGGATCGCTTCGCCTATCCGGCGCATCCGGAACGCCCGCTGCTGGCGCTCACCACCTGCTATCCATTCGATGCGAACAGCCATGGCCCCCTGCGCTATATCGTCTGGGCGGAACGGCATGACGGATGA
- a CDS encoding TonB-dependent receptor, translating to MLKYVSAAIAVPALAAPVVVHAEHPGAVADNATIVVTGTVDPLRLNHKTEGASRLGLTPLEMPASVETLDGDAIRLRGDLTIQDAAARATGIVNMSGVFGYGLSARGFTGQNSVMTLYDGMRMYNNTLTFPADPWMAQSVEILRGPASVLYGEGAIGGAVNVVRKEPSDEMMASGRIGFASYDSLNVAAGAGGPVVAGVGFRADASYRRSEGWMDRGDSHALALSGAVRLKPAADLSITLSHDYSSQSPRTWFGVPLVNGKLDRSLRRNNYNAADANLRFRDNWSQAKVEWTPSEALTIRSTFYHLWANKYWKNAESVTYVPATADSPAQVRQSSFLELYHIQKQTGNRTTANLAHQIGGLENQLVLGFDINRISYKNVSNSGNNATRLVDAIDPVPGLFIHQASAPTRPRYTNKIRQYSIFAEDRLKFSEQFSLVGGLRYDQPEITKTDYVNAANNFTATPDAVTWRVGAVYNPVPALALYGQYATAADPVGALVSTSFAQSAFDLSTGRQYEAGIKHVFWGTRGQWTLAVYDIVKRKLLTSDPLVPTIQVQVGQQSSRGVEASLFLEPVDGFSITLNGALLRARYDDFTESVGGVLFQRAGNRPSNVAAKSANAFVSWEFAEGWVVDGGVSHVGKRYQDAANTRVVPAYTLTDIGLRRQLVEGASIALRLRNVFNETYARSTYGATQWVLGDPRTVEATLHVGF from the coding sequence ATGTTGAAATATGTTTCGGCCGCGATCGCGGTCCCGGCACTGGCCGCACCGGTCGTTGTCCACGCCGAGCATCCCGGTGCGGTGGCGGACAATGCGACGATCGTCGTCACCGGCACGGTCGATCCGCTCCGCCTGAACCATAAGACCGAAGGCGCGAGCCGTCTTGGCCTGACGCCGCTGGAGATGCCCGCCAGCGTCGAAACGCTGGATGGGGATGCGATTCGCCTGCGCGGCGACCTCACCATCCAGGATGCGGCCGCCCGCGCGACCGGTATCGTCAATATGTCGGGCGTGTTCGGCTACGGCCTCTCGGCGCGCGGTTTCACCGGACAGAACTCGGTTATGACGCTTTATGACGGGATGCGCATGTACAACAACACGCTGACTTTCCCGGCCGATCCGTGGATGGCGCAGAGCGTGGAAATCCTGCGCGGTCCCGCCTCGGTCCTCTATGGCGAGGGCGCTATTGGCGGCGCGGTCAACGTCGTGCGCAAAGAACCTTCGGACGAGATGATGGCCAGCGGCCGCATCGGCTTTGCGTCCTATGACAGCCTGAACGTTGCGGCGGGGGCGGGCGGTCCGGTCGTCGCGGGCGTCGGCTTCCGCGCCGATGCCAGCTATCGTCGGTCGGAAGGCTGGATGGATCGGGGGGATTCCCATGCGCTGGCGCTTTCCGGGGCGGTTCGGCTGAAACCGGCTGCGGACCTCAGCATCACCCTTTCGCACGACTATAGCAGCCAGAGCCCGCGCACCTGGTTCGGCGTACCGCTGGTGAACGGCAAGCTCGACCGGTCGCTTCGCCGCAACAATTACAATGCCGCCGACGCCAACCTGCGCTTCCGGGACAATTGGAGTCAGGCGAAGGTGGAATGGACTCCTTCCGAAGCGCTGACGATCCGCAGCACCTTCTATCATCTCTGGGCCAATAAATATTGGAAGAATGCGGAAAGCGTCACCTATGTGCCTGCGACGGCGGACAGCCCGGCACAGGTGCGGCAGTCGAGCTTTCTCGAACTCTACCATATCCAGAAGCAGACGGGGAACCGGACCACCGCGAACCTGGCGCACCAGATCGGCGGACTGGAAAACCAGCTGGTCCTGGGGTTCGACATCAACCGGATCAGCTACAAGAATGTCAGTAACAGCGGCAACAACGCGACGCGGCTGGTCGACGCCATCGATCCGGTGCCCGGCCTTTTCATCCATCAGGCGAGCGCGCCGACCAGGCCGCGCTATACCAACAAGATCCGCCAATATTCCATCTTTGCCGAGGATCGGCTGAAGTTCAGCGAGCAATTCTCGCTGGTGGGCGGGCTGCGCTACGACCAGCCGGAAATCACCAAGACGGATTATGTGAACGCCGCCAATAATTTCACGGCCACCCCCGATGCCGTCACCTGGCGCGTCGGCGCGGTTTATAATCCGGTGCCGGCATTGGCGCTCTACGGACAATATGCGACGGCGGCCGATCCGGTGGGCGCGCTCGTTTCCACCAGCTTCGCCCAAAGCGCCTTCGACCTGTCGACCGGCCGCCAATATGAGGCCGGGATCAAGCATGTCTTCTGGGGAACGCGCGGCCAGTGGACGCTGGCGGTCTATGACATCGTGAAGCGCAAGCTGCTGACTTCCGATCCCCTGGTGCCCACCATCCAGGTCCAGGTCGGCCAGCAATCCTCGCGCGGGGTCGAAGCATCCCTGTTCCTGGAGCCGGTGGACGGTTTCAGCATCACCCTCAACGGCGCGCTGCTGCGGGCGCGCTACGACGATTTCACCGAGTCCGTGGGCGGCGTCCTCTTCCAGCGCGCCGGTAACCGGCCGAGCAATGTCGCGGCGAAAAGCGCCAATGCCTTCGTCAGCTGGGAGTTCGCCGAAGGGTGGGTCGTCGACGGCGGCGTCAGCCATGTCGGCAAGCGGTATCAGGACGCAGCGAACACCCGCGTGGTGCCCGCTTATACCCTCACCGATATCGGCCTGAGGCGGCAACTGGTCGAAGGGGCCAGCATCGCCTTGCGCCTGCGCAATGTCTTCAACGAAACCTATGCCCGCTCCACCTATGGCGCGACGCAATGGGTGCTGGGAGACCCGCGCACGGTGGAAGCGACGCTCCATGTCGGCTTCTGA
- a CDS encoding helix-turn-helix domain-containing protein — protein sequence MQPEADEGFAERLREELARRRMSRQALADMARISLSTLEKALSGSRPFTLATVVRIEEALGAALRGGNGGDPGVGRDLAPDHMGAYSRAAIRWIEQDYVTLRASFGTPGAVIAYRTRVAWDEAAGYLRFAEADRADGAFAQSGHVSMPNLSGHIYLSTNEQGQHRLIILSRPTREGRMFGLLTTLQVGAGSQLVPVACPIAFVPQAQLPDMAMGVIEPAHPAYADCRATLDRAMQDDFCRWRP from the coding sequence ATGCAGCCGGAAGCGGACGAGGGATTTGCCGAAAGGCTGCGCGAAGAACTGGCGCGGCGGCGCATGTCGCGGCAGGCGCTGGCGGATATGGCGCGGATCAGCCTGTCGACGCTGGAAAAGGCGCTATCGGGCAGCCGCCCCTTCACCCTGGCGACGGTAGTGAGGATCGAGGAGGCGCTGGGCGCGGCGTTGCGTGGCGGGAATGGTGGCGATCCGGGTGTGGGGCGTGATCTGGCGCCCGATCATATGGGTGCCTACAGCCGCGCCGCGATCCGCTGGATCGAACAGGATTATGTGACGCTGCGGGCCAGTTTCGGCACGCCGGGCGCGGTCATCGCCTATCGGACGCGGGTCGCATGGGACGAGGCGGCGGGCTATCTGCGCTTCGCCGAGGCGGACCGCGCGGACGGCGCCTTCGCCCAGTCGGGCCATGTGTCGATGCCCAACCTGTCGGGACATATCTATCTTTCGACCAATGAGCAGGGGCAGCACCGGCTCATCATCCTCAGCCGTCCGACGCGCGAGGGGCGGATGTTCGGCCTGCTGACAACCTTGCAGGTCGGCGCGGGATCGCAACTGGTGCCGGTTGCCTGTCCGATTGCCTTCGTGCCGCAGGCGCAGTTGCCCGACATGGCGATGGGCGTGATCGAACCGGCCCACCCGGCCTATGCGGATTGCCGCGCGACATTGGACCGGGCCATGCAGGATGATTTCTGCCGCTGGCGGCCATGA
- a CDS encoding TolC family outer membrane protein, with protein MTARRPSLRLCAATALLLVSPAMTGPALGETLQVALIKAYRSNPTLTGARAGQRATDENVPIQKAAGRPALDATGTYSESILKPTISFTSPQRTVDANAQLSVPIYSGGSVRNGVKAAKVRVEAGQANLRGTEASIFSRVVAAYMDVIRDSAIVSLNRANVKVLDVNLQATNDRFEVGDVTRTDVAQSESRLALARSDLQTAEANLITSRENYVALVGDAPDDLEPPPALPGLPDSPASAVQVALNDNPDILAAKKAADAARYDVKVAKAGTSPRLSAFTQAGYTNYLDSLENSTGSQINKQAAAGVQINVPLYQGGGPGARVRQSQALESQAMEQQVEVERSIIAQTRASYASWQASLQTIASSQKAVDAASLSLEGVRAENSVGSRTILDILNAEQESLNARVELVSARRNAYVAGFSLLAAMGHAEARDLGLEGGALYDPMVNYDRVKGKWFDWDYDPAPVPQATRTVDTPAQNANVEAETARP; from the coding sequence ATGACAGCAAGGCGACCTTCCCTCCGGCTCTGCGCCGCCACGGCTTTGCTGCTGGTTTCCCCGGCAATGACGGGGCCTGCCCTGGGCGAGACGTTGCAGGTCGCGCTCATCAAGGCCTATCGCTCCAATCCGACGCTGACGGGCGCGCGGGCAGGGCAGCGGGCGACGGACGAGAATGTGCCGATCCAGAAGGCGGCGGGGCGGCCCGCGCTCGACGCGACCGGCACCTATTCCGAAAGCATATTGAAGCCGACGATCAGCTTCACTTCGCCCCAGCGGACGGTCGACGCCAACGCGCAACTGAGCGTCCCGATCTATTCCGGCGGTTCGGTGCGGAACGGCGTCAAGGCGGCGAAGGTCCGCGTCGAAGCCGGGCAGGCGAACCTGCGCGGCACGGAAGCGAGCATCTTTTCGCGAGTGGTGGCCGCCTATATGGATGTCATCCGCGACAGCGCGATCGTGTCGTTGAACCGCGCCAATGTGAAGGTGCTGGACGTCAATTTGCAGGCGACCAACGACCGGTTCGAAGTCGGCGACGTGACGCGCACCGACGTCGCCCAGTCCGAATCGCGTCTGGCGCTCGCGCGGTCCGATTTGCAGACGGCCGAAGCGAACCTGATCACCAGCCGGGAGAATTATGTCGCGCTGGTGGGCGATGCGCCCGACGATCTGGAGCCGCCGCCCGCCTTGCCGGGCCTGCCCGATTCGCCTGCCTCGGCGGTACAGGTGGCGCTCAACGACAATCCCGACATCCTTGCGGCGAAGAAGGCCGCCGACGCCGCGCGCTATGATGTGAAGGTGGCGAAGGCAGGCACGTCGCCGCGCCTGTCGGCCTTCACGCAGGCGGGCTATACCAATTATCTGGACTCGCTGGAGAACAGCACGGGAAGCCAGATCAACAAGCAGGCGGCGGCGGGCGTCCAGATCAATGTGCCGCTCTATCAGGGCGGCGGGCCCGGCGCGCGGGTGCGGCAGAGCCAGGCGCTCGAATCGCAGGCGATGGAGCAGCAGGTCGAGGTGGAGCGCAGCATCATCGCCCAGACGCGCGCTTCCTATGCCAGCTGGCAGGCCTCGCTCCAGACCATCGCATCCAGCCAGAAGGCGGTGGATGCCGCCAGCCTGTCGCTGGAAGGCGTGCGCGCGGAAAATTCGGTGGGTAGCCGGACGATCCTCGATATCCTCAATGCCGAGCAGGAATCCTTGAACGCCCGCGTGGAACTGGTGTCGGCGCGGCGCAACGCCTATGTCGCGGGCTTCAGCCTGCTCGCCGCCATGGGCCATGCCGAAGCCCGCGATCTGGGGCTGGAGGGCGGCGCGCTCTATGACCCGATGGTCAATTACGACCGGGTGAAAGGCAAGTGGTTCGACTGGGACTATGACCCCGCGCCCGTGCCGCAGGCCACGCGCACCGTTGACACGCCCGCGCAAAACGCCAATGTGGAGGCGGAAACCGCACGGCCTTGA
- a CDS encoding protein-L-isoaspartate O-methyltransferase family protein — translation MTDQNFSSMRTAMVESQLRTSDVDDPRVIAVMARVPREDFLPAERRAMAYIDRAVPLSGGRALNPPLATGRLLKEAQVEAGDKVLLIGAATGYSAALLVELGAVVTAVEEEGGPEIAVPGATVKRGALHAGATDGAPYDVLFIDGAVQDVPAALVAQIAEGGRVVTGLVERGVTRLCSGRVVAGALGLVRLADIEMVVLPGFAAPERFTF, via the coding sequence GTGACCGATCAGAATTTTTCATCGATGCGGACCGCCATGGTCGAAAGCCAGCTTCGCACCAGCGATGTGGACGATCCGCGCGTGATCGCCGTGATGGCCCGCGTGCCGCGCGAGGATTTCCTGCCCGCCGAGCGCCGCGCCATGGCCTATATCGACCGGGCCGTGCCGCTGTCGGGCGGACGCGCGCTCAATCCGCCGCTGGCGACGGGGCGGCTGCTCAAGGAAGCCCAGGTCGAAGCAGGGGACAAGGTCCTGCTGATCGGCGCGGCCACCGGCTATAGCGCGGCGCTGCTGGTCGAACTGGGTGCGGTCGTCACCGCCGTCGAGGAAGAGGGCGGGCCGGAGATCGCCGTGCCGGGCGCGACCGTGAAACGCGGTGCACTCCATGCGGGAGCCACGGACGGTGCGCCTTACGACGTGCTGTTCATTGATGGCGCGGTGCAGGACGTGCCGGCGGCGCTCGTCGCGCAGATCGCGGAAGGCGGCCGGGTCGTGACCGGCCTGGTCGAGCGCGGCGTCACGCGCCTGTGCAGCGGCCGCGTCGTGGCGGGGGCTCTGGGGCTCGTCCGGCTGGCCGACATCGAAATGGTGGTGCTGCCGGGTTTCGCCGCGCCGGAGCGTTTCACCTTCTGA
- a CDS encoding marine proteobacterial sortase target protein, whose product MPLCLFPRRSRSRLALGLSLLLGLVALIFLTSRLTAAEPAADPDAIGSGTLMLQGKGVATAMPAMRLGTDMDVTVSGQTARVRVTQAFRNSGNQWMEATYLYPLPEEGAVDSLKMVVGQRVIIGHIKRREEARAIYEKAREEGKKAGLVESERPNLFRNSVANVGPGETVLISIEYQAPVRQLSGEFALRLPLVAGPRYTPQQTPAADAQAVTARLAHPTLGKDLNPVSITVRLTPGFKPANLISPWHRIAVEQDGEQNRTIRLADGEVPADRDFELRWRSASADPTIGLFRQTLNGEDYLMAAITPPMQERKRAAPPREMVFVIDNSGSMGGQSMDAAKDSLLYALGTLRPQDRFNIIRFDDTMTRLFDDSVPATAEQIALARRFTEGLEANGGTEMLPALQSALIDSRPADMQGVRQIVFLTDGDISNEKEMMAAIAAKAGRSRIFMVGIGSAPNQYLMRRMAEAGRGTFTNVGTGEEVAAKMTALLDRLASPAVRDLKVSVEGASLDLTPRKLPDLYAGEPLVLLGREKLIGGNAPGGKLTVTGMIGDKPWSQTLDLRDAAESPAVAKLWANRRIADAEAARWADETDDATADETIAQLGLAYSIVTSQTSLVAVDETPARPEGASLTREELPLLLPAGWDFDVLFGGQAAGAAKGGDTQPAEQAQAMDLPQTATGYMGMIAGGMALLLIGLAGLGIQRRKVRA is encoded by the coding sequence ATGCCCCTTTGCCTCTTTCCCCGCCGGTCGCGCAGTCGTCTGGCGCTCGGCCTCTCGCTGCTTCTGGGCCTTGTCGCCCTCATCTTCCTGACGAGCCGCCTCACCGCCGCCGAACCGGCCGCCGATCCCGACGCCATCGGCAGCGGCACGCTGATGCTGCAAGGAAAAGGGGTCGCCACCGCCATGCCCGCCATGCGGCTGGGCACCGACATGGACGTAACCGTCAGCGGCCAGACCGCCCGCGTGCGCGTGACGCAGGCGTTCCGCAACAGCGGCAATCAGTGGATGGAGGCGACCTATCTCTACCCGCTGCCGGAAGAGGGCGCGGTCGACAGCCTGAAGATGGTAGTCGGCCAGCGCGTCATCATCGGCCATATCAAGCGCCGGGAGGAAGCCCGCGCCATCTACGAGAAAGCCCGCGAGGAAGGGAAGAAGGCGGGCCTCGTCGAATCCGAACGCCCCAATCTGTTCCGCAACAGCGTCGCCAATGTGGGACCGGGCGAGACGGTGCTGATCTCCATCGAATATCAGGCCCCCGTCCGCCAGCTCAGCGGCGAGTTCGCGCTGCGCCTGCCGCTGGTCGCGGGGCCGCGCTACACGCCGCAGCAGACCCCCGCCGCCGACGCGCAGGCCGTGACCGCGCGCCTCGCGCATCCCACGCTGGGCAAGGATCTGAACCCCGTTTCGATCACCGTCCGCCTCACCCCCGGCTTCAAGCCCGCCAATCTCATCAGCCCCTGGCACCGCATCGCGGTCGAGCAGGACGGCGAGCAGAACCGCACCATCCGCCTCGCCGACGGCGAAGTCCCCGCCGACCGCGACTTCGAGCTGCGCTGGCGTTCGGCCAGCGCCGATCCGACGATCGGCCTGTTCCGTCAGACCCTGAATGGCGAAGATTATCTGATGGCCGCCATCACCCCCCCGATGCAGGAGCGGAAACGCGCCGCGCCTCCCCGCGAAATGGTTTTCGTCATCGACAATAGCGGCTCCATGGGCGGCCAGTCGATGGATGCGGCCAAGGACAGCCTGCTCTATGCGCTCGGCACGCTCCGCCCGCAGGACCGCTTCAACATCATCCGGTTCGACGACACGATGACGCGCCTGTTCGACGACAGCGTCCCCGCCACGGCGGAGCAGATCGCGCTGGCCCGCCGCTTCACCGAGGGGCTGGAGGCCAATGGCGGCACCGAAATGCTGCCCGCGCTGCAATCGGCCCTGATCGACAGCCGTCCCGCCGACATGCAGGGCGTCCGCCAGATCGTCTTCCTGACCGATGGCGACATCTCCAACGAGAAGGAGATGATGGCCGCCATCGCCGCGAAGGCAGGCCGCAGCCGCATCTTCATGGTCGGCATCGGCTCCGCGCCCAACCAGTATCTGATGCGCCGCATGGCCGAAGCGGGCCGGGGCACCTTCACCAATGTCGGCACCGGCGAGGAAGTCGCCGCGAAGATGACGGCGCTGCTCGACCGCCTCGCCAGCCCCGCCGTCCGCGACCTCAAGGTCAGCGTCGAAGGCGCCAGCCTCGACCTGACCCCGCGCAAGCTGCCCGACCTCTATGCGGGCGAACCGCTGGTCCTGCTGGGCCGGGAGAAGCTGATCGGGGGCAACGCGCCTGGCGGAAAGCTGACCGTCACCGGCATGATCGGCGACAAGCCCTGGTCGCAGACCTTGGACCTGCGTGACGCCGCCGAAAGCCCCGCCGTCGCGAAGCTCTGGGCCAACCGCCGCATCGCCGATGCCGAAGCCGCCCGCTGGGCCGATGAGACGGACGACGCCACCGCCGACGAAACCATCGCGCAACTCGGCCTCGCCTACTCCATCGTCACCAGCCAGACGAGCCTCGTCGCGGTGGACGAAACCCCGGCCCGTCCCGAAGGCGCGAGCCTGACGCGGGAGGAACTGCCGCTGCTGCTGCCCGCTGGCTGGGATTTCGATGTCCTCTTCGGCGGACAGGCCGCCGGGGCCGCGAAGGGCGGCGACACGCAGCCCGCCGAACAGGCGCAGGCGATGGACCTGCCCCAGACCGCCACCGGCTATATGGGCATGATCGCCGGGGGCATGGCCCTGCTGCTCATCGGCCTTGCAGGGCTTGGCATCCAGCGCCGGAAGGTCCGCGCATGA
- a CDS encoding DUF2497 domain-containing protein, with protein sequence MGDMSKEPSMEEILSSIKRIIAEEGEEAVAQQSAPRRSRGEGTKAPVELGVPAPAIEPAVEEVLELTDEVGMEEEPMPVSRPAAVDAPETPEDDGILSVESEVAARHSLSALSSMLVTPKEGSGNTLEGLVRAMLRPMLKEWLDARLPALVEDMVAKEIQRITGR encoded by the coding sequence ATGGGTGACATGAGCAAGGAACCCTCGATGGAAGAGATCCTCTCGTCCATCAAGCGCATCATCGCCGAGGAAGGCGAGGAAGCCGTCGCGCAGCAGTCCGCGCCGCGCCGCAGCCGGGGCGAAGGGACCAAGGCTCCGGTGGAACTGGGCGTGCCCGCTCCGGCGATCGAACCCGCCGTCGAGGAAGTGCTGGAACTGACCGATGAGGTCGGGATGGAGGAGGAACCCATGCCCGTTTCCAGGCCTGCGGCCGTCGACGCGCCGGAAACGCCGGAAGACGACGGCATCCTGTCGGTCGAAAGCGAAGTCGCCGCGCGCCATTCCCTGTCGGCGCTCTCCTCCATGCTGGTGACGCCCAAAGAGGGAAGCGGGAACACGCTGGAAGGACTGGTCCGCGCCATGCTGCGCCCGATGCTGAAGGAATGGCTGGACGCCCGCCTGCCCGCGCTGGTCGAGGATATGGTGGCGAAGGAAATCCAGCGCATTACGGGGCGATAG